The genome window TTTGTCTAGGAGCGGCCGGATTATACCTGTGCCGTCATATGGATATACAGGTCAGGGCCTATCAGAGTAATAATCCCCCCTGGTTGCCCCTTCCCTCTTGGGGATTGGCCCAGGGTGCCTTTGGAATGGAACTGCTGGCGAATAATATGGCTGTTGAATCGGAACAAGATCCGGCTCATTGGCGTCGGCAGAATCTGACCATGAAGGGAAATATCAATACGACCATGGGTGCCATAAAAAAGACGCCCCCCTTGGTTAGCATGATCAAATCTCTAAGCAAAGCATCAGATTACACGAGAAAGCACGCCGCTTATCGTCAGATACGAACCAATAGGAATCATCTGGATATTACTCCTTCGGCCTATGCCGGAATAGGTTTGACCGTCAACCGGCAGGGCTATGAGTTTTTGAGCAGAGAAAGGCTTCTCACGGCGGCATCGGTCACGGCAACCCTGGGCAAGGATGGAAACTTCGAAGTCTTCCTGGGGACAGTGCCTGCGGCTCCCGGAATGTTTGCCCTTTGGAAAAAACTCATATCCAGTCAGCTGAGCATCGATGAGAAACAGATTTTTCTGATAACCGACCGCCCGGATGAACACAGTTTCAATGGTCCCTCCTGTCTGTCACGAAATGCCATCGTCTTTACAAAACTGATAGATCAATGCTGTTCCATCATTCAGAAAAAGCGTTTCAGAGAGGGGCTCCCTATTACAGAAACAAGATCTTACAGGAGGAGAACCGGCGCCGAATGGGATGAAACCAATATGATGGGGACACCCTTTTCTTCTCCTTCCTGGGGGGCTGCCGTGGTCGAAGTGGCTCTTTATACGGCTACAAGGGAAATCTCCATCCCGAGAATATGGTTGTCTCTACATTGTGGAACCATCCTTGATCCCTCTTCTGCCCGTTCTTTCATTGAGGCAGAAGTCCGGTTTGCCCTGACCCAATGTATGGACAAGCAGGCCATCAAGCCGACAATATTCCCGGAACTGCATATATTCTTTGATGAAGATGAAAGTAAAAACCCGGCTCCGGGAGGTCTGGAAGGTTTGGCTCTGGGAACCATCCCCGCGGCCTTTGCACAGGCTCTTTCTCAGGCGGCAGGACAGGGCATTACAGGTTTGCCGGTGAACTCGGCCTCTCTTTTGAAAGGAGGTGTATGATGCTGATAGAGTTTACCCTCAATTCAGAATTGGTAAGCCTGGATGTTCCGGCTTACTACAAACTCTCTGATGTGCTCAGAGATGAGTTCCATCTCAACGGGCTCAGAAATGCCTGCGGTAAAGGGTATTGCGGCCTGTGTACCGTCGCCTTGGATGGCAAACTCGTCTATTCCTGCCTGATACCCGTATTTCAGGTGCGGGGCAGGAGCGTTATGACCATTGAAGGTTATGCACAAACAGAGGAATTTGAAGACGTCTATCAGGGGTTCAAGCAATCGGGGGTCCACCTCTGTGATTACTGTGCCCCCACGAGAACCCTCACAACAGGAATCCTTCTGAGTGAGAACATCAGACCTGATGAAGCGCAGATTCAGGAGATCATTACCACTGTCAATTGCAGCTGTACTCCCTATGAAACCCTGAAAAAAGGAATCCTCATGACATCCCGCCTAAGACAGAGGAGGCTGAAATGAAGGAAAACAGACCCTTTCATATCCATGTTCCTCCCAATATGACAGAGCTGCTGAACCTCTACAACAAGGCTCCCTCATCCCGGCTTATGGCAGGTGCCACTCATTTGATGAACCACACCTTTGATACAGAGTCGGAACATTACAGCATATTATCCATATCCCAGCTTGAAGAACTGAAAAAGATCAGCAGGACCGAACGATATACCGAACTGGGCAGCTGTGTCAGTATAAATACCATGATCGAGTCTTCGGTGATCCTGAGTTCACCCCTTTTGAAAGAAACACTGAAGCACATGGGACCCTACCCTATCCGGAACATGGCGACCATAGGGGGAAACCTCTGTATTCCCGATAGAAGGATGGATCTTTATCCCGTCCTTCTTCTTCTGGATTCCAGGCTGGAGTTGCGTCATATTGTACGAAAGAGAAACGGCAGAGCCTCTTACAAGTCCCGTTGGATTCACATCAATACATTTTTGAATAACGAGGGCAAACTCTCTCTGGGCGCGGGAGAAATACTGACGAGGATCAGGATTCCCTACTACGACGGCTCTTTTCATTTTCACAAAAAAGTGAATATCAAGGACAATGATTTCTTCACCATCAATGCACTGGCATCTCTGGATAAGGGAATCCTCTCGGACATAAGAATGGCTTTCACCAATGGAGGTCTTCTTGTCCTCAGAAGCAGAGACTTGGAAGCCAACCTCATGGGCCGTAGATTCCCCCTCATCCGAAAGGAACTCGATGAGATCATGCAGAACCTGAACCAGTTCTTCAAAGCCCCCGAAAACCCATATGAAGATTACCTGATGAAAAGCCTGTTCCGACAGCTCCTGGAATCTCTGGCCGATCCTTCCGAGGCTCTTCAGAACTTCAGCTGAAAAACCAGAACTATGAAGAGAGAATCCTCTTTTTGCAGGTACACATTTGGTTCCCGAACAACTATAATAAGCAAAGAAACCGAATCTCCTAAGTCAATCTATACGAAATACAAATCAGGAGGAGTTCCTTGGAATTCGTTCATTTACATAATCACTCAGATTATTCCCTCTTAGACGGTGCAGCCAGAATCCCCAAATATGTGGAAATGGCCCAGGAAATGGGCATGAAGCACCTGGGGCTGACCGATCACGGAAACCTCTTTGGGGCCCTGCGCTTCGAACAGGCCTGTCATGCCGGAGGAATCAATCCTGTCGTTGGTTGTGAAGTCTATGTA of Oceanispirochaeta crateris contains these proteins:
- a CDS encoding (2Fe-2S)-binding protein; its protein translation is MMLIEFTLNSELVSLDVPAYYKLSDVLRDEFHLNGLRNACGKGYCGLCTVALDGKLVYSCLIPVFQVRGRSVMTIEGYAQTEEFEDVYQGFKQSGVHLCDYCAPTRTLTTGILLSENIRPDEAQIQEIITTVNCSCTPYETLKKGILMTSRLRQRRLK
- a CDS encoding FAD binding domain-containing protein produces the protein MKENRPFHIHVPPNMTELLNLYNKAPSSRLMAGATHLMNHTFDTESEHYSILSISQLEELKKISRTERYTELGSCVSINTMIESSVILSSPLLKETLKHMGPYPIRNMATIGGNLCIPDRRMDLYPVLLLLDSRLELRHIVRKRNGRASYKSRWIHINTFLNNEGKLSLGAGEILTRIRIPYYDGSFHFHKKVNIKDNDFFTINALASLDKGILSDIRMAFTNGGLLVLRSRDLEANLMGRRFPLIRKELDEIMQNLNQFFKAPENPYEDYLMKSLFRQLLESLADPSEALQNFS
- a CDS encoding xanthine dehydrogenase family protein molybdopterin-binding subunit, whose product is MEEDKFRNRLAGLVRFPEDMSSKKMVHALQVKADKAPGILMEISVPHLPSQVHFFKADDIPGKNDLPYPDATIPLLAHKEVLYTGQPIGILTGPDLDELFKIRKKISIEISAIPPFPPREIRDRNNSPATKTIQKGNPSKGFAKAERIIEGEYTLAIPETPVYPRPDVFCNKEGGTYVLHLHSQWPSLLRKLTAMAAGISRKQVEMHFNTSGRTWDAHIWQSIPPAAMAVCITSILRQPVKLLNEEEKVYHKEIQYRYKAGMDAHGKLTALEARITLDTGAYGCFATEVASRICLGAAGLYLCRHMDIQVRAYQSNNPPWLPLPSWGLAQGAFGMELLANNMAVESEQDPAHWRRQNLTMKGNINTTMGAIKKTPPLVSMIKSLSKASDYTRKHAAYRQIRTNRNHLDITPSAYAGIGLTVNRQGYEFLSRERLLTAASVTATLGKDGNFEVFLGTVPAAPGMFALWKKLISSQLSIDEKQIFLITDRPDEHSFNGPSCLSRNAIVFTKLIDQCCSIIQKKRFREGLPITETRSYRRRTGAEWDETNMMGTPFSSPSWGAAVVEVALYTATREISIPRIWLSLHCGTILDPSSARSFIEAEVRFALTQCMDKQAIKPTIFPELHIFFDEDESKNPAPGGLEGLALGTIPAAFAQALSQAAGQGITGLPVNSASLLKGGV